From one Planktothrix agardhii NIES-204 genomic stretch:
- a CDS encoding quinolinate synthetase, whose product MFTSTLPATNRSTVADLPEDLFAAIQELKQKLNAVILAHYYQDPDIQDIADYIGDSLGLARQAAQTDADVIVFAGVHFMAETAKILNPDKLVLLPDLDAGCSLAESCPPDAFAQFKAQYPDHIVVSYINCTAEIKAMSDIICTSSNAVELVRQIPENQPIIFAPDRNLGRYVMTETGREMVLWEGACMVHENFSQKKLVQLKIEHPEAEIIAHPECELPVLDQADYIGSTTALLNYVKSSPKLSFIVATEPGIIHQMEKETQGKSFIPAPPMSNCACNECPHMRLNTLEKLYLAMKNCSPEITLSEEIRIAALRPIQRMLEMSQNINVSKG is encoded by the coding sequence ATGTTTACATCCACCCTTCCCGCGACAAACCGTTCGACTGTTGCCGATTTACCCGAGGATTTGTTTGCAGCGATTCAAGAGCTTAAACAAAAATTGAACGCGGTTATTTTGGCGCATTACTATCAAGATCCTGATATTCAAGATATTGCTGATTATATTGGGGATTCCCTGGGACTGGCGCGACAAGCGGCGCAGACCGATGCTGATGTGATTGTTTTTGCTGGGGTTCACTTTATGGCAGAAACGGCTAAAATTTTGAATCCTGATAAGTTGGTGTTGTTACCGGATTTGGATGCGGGGTGTTCCTTGGCCGAAAGTTGTCCCCCCGATGCTTTTGCTCAATTTAAAGCCCAATATCCTGATCATATTGTGGTGTCTTATATTAATTGTACCGCCGAAATTAAGGCGATGAGTGATATTATTTGCACCAGTTCTAATGCGGTGGAGCTTGTTCGGCAAATTCCTGAAAATCAGCCGATTATTTTTGCGCCCGATCGCAATTTGGGCCGATATGTGATGACAGAAACGGGACGGGAAATGGTATTATGGGAAGGAGCTTGTATGGTGCATGAAAACTTTTCCCAGAAGAAGTTAGTGCAGCTAAAAATTGAACATCCTGAAGCGGAAATTATTGCCCATCCTGAATGTGAACTTCCGGTTTTAGACCAGGCGGATTATATTGGTTCCACTACGGCATTATTAAACTATGTCAAAAGTAGTCCTAAGTTAAGTTTTATTGTGGCAACCGAGCCCGGAATTATTCATCAAATGGAAAAAGAAACCCAGGGAAAATCTTTTATTCCTGCCCCGCCCATGAGTAATTGTGCTTGTAATGAATGCCCGCACATGAGGTTAAATACCTTAGAAAAACTTTATTTAGCGATGAAAAATTGTTCTCCAGAAATTACCCTTTCTGAAGAAATCCGAATTGCCGCTTTACGTCCGATTCAAAGAATGTTAGAAATGAGTCAAAATATTAATGTTTCCAAAGGATAG
- a CDS encoding pentapeptide repeat-containing protein, which translates to MEVDELLKRYAEGERLFRAVSLVGVDLRGVDLREATIARANLENTSFVGANLIGINFRETKFTGVDFTDADLSDVNLIGSYLGDTKFNRANLSGSSLRGSSSKNVSFTQANLTEANLTESNFASANFVGANLTHATLVRTNLMKANLTGAILESANLTNVIMRESILEGANLTNATLSGGMMIGANFHEADLTRVTMIGADLSEANLSEANFRGANVTWTTLRGANMSRARLYRTKLSWSNLSGVNLIEAIMIDTKLDQANLRDADTRGAILPNK; encoded by the coding sequence ATGGAGGTTGATGAATTATTAAAACGCTATGCAGAAGGAGAGCGCCTATTTCGAGCCGTTAGCCTCGTCGGAGTGGATTTAAGGGGTGTTGACCTCCGGGAAGCCACGATTGCTCGGGCTAACTTGGAAAATACCTCCTTCGTGGGGGCGAACTTAATTGGGATAAATTTTCGAGAAACTAAGTTTACGGGTGTTGACTTCACCGATGCGGATTTAAGCGATGTTAACTTAATTGGGAGCTATTTAGGCGATACCAAGTTCAATCGAGCCAACTTAAGCGGGTCGAGTTTGCGCGGGTCTTCTTCCAAAAATGTTAGCTTCACTCAAGCTAATCTCACCGAAGCTAACCTGACGGAATCGAATTTTGCCAGTGCTAATTTTGTGGGCGCGAATTTAACCCACGCTACCCTAGTCCGAACTAATTTGATGAAAGCTAATCTCACCGGAGCGATTTTAGAAAGCGCTAACCTAACCAACGTGATTATGCGAGAAAGCATCCTAGAAGGGGCAAATTTAACGAATGCGACCCTGAGTGGGGGAATGATGATTGGGGCTAATTTTCATGAAGCGGATTTAACCCGAGTCACGATGATTGGGGCTGATTTAAGCGAAGCTAACCTGAGTGAAGCCAACTTTCGAGGGGCAAATGTAACTTGGACAACTTTACGCGGGGCTAATATGAGCCGAGCTAGACTCTACCGCACTAAATTATCCTGGTCTAATTTGAGTGGTGTTAATCTGATTGAAGCGATTATGATTGATACTAAATTAGATCAAGCAAATTTGAGAGATGCGGATACCCGAGGTGCAATTTTACCGAATAAATAA
- a CDS encoding pentapeptide repeat protein, with translation MQIQSTIDSQELLRRYLAGERDFNHINLIGAHLCQVNLVGANLIGASLDRADLTRAILHELFPVRLSESP, from the coding sequence GTGCAAATACAATCAACCATTGATTCTCAAGAACTGTTGCGTCGTTATTTAGCTGGAGAACGAGATTTTAACCATATTAACTTGATTGGTGCCCATCTATGTCAAGTCAATTTGGTTGGGGCTAATTTAATCGGAGCCTCCTTAGATCGGGCAGATTTAACTAGGGCTATACTTCATGAACTGTTCCCAGTCAGACTTTCTGAATCTCCTTAA